Proteins co-encoded in one Arachis hypogaea cultivar Tifrunner chromosome 11, arahy.Tifrunner.gnm2.J5K5, whole genome shotgun sequence genomic window:
- the LOC112723948 gene encoding glycine--tRNA ligase, chloroplastic/mitochondrial 2-like: protein MQSNIRLGDAHLNKKDPSMVLARWVELQQSVNVLFTSNTSGKTEYVYARVKLSRYSLEVLSEDLPATISKISFPKTMKWNSQVCGI, encoded by the exons ATGCAGTCTAACATAAGATTAGGGGATGCCCATCTAAACAAGAAGGATCCCTCGATGGTTTTAGCCAGGTGGGTGGAACTTCAGCAATCTGTAAATGTgctctttaccagtaacacttcTG GAAAAACAGAATATGTTTATGCTCGTGTGAAGCTTTCAAGATATTCTTTAGAG GTTCTGTCTGAAGATTTGCCTGCTACTATTTCTAAAATATCATTTCCAAAGACGATGAAATGGAATTCCCAGGTATGTGGGATTTGA